ATCTTGATATTGAAGTCACCCATGCTACCCAAGTGGTGGAGATGTCGGAAAAGCCATCGGATGTCATGCGCAAAAAGAAAGATTCCTCCATTCAGGTCGCTTTCAGACTTGTCCGCCAGGGCATAGCACAAGGGGTCGTCAGCGCCGGGAACTCCGGAGCAACCCTGGCTTGCGGCATGTTTATTCTCGGGCGCATCAAAGGTGTGGAAAGGCCTGCCCTGGCATCAATTCTACCTTCAGAAAAAGGGCCACTGATTCTCATTGACGTAGGTGCCAATGTTGAATGCAAGCCATATCATCTTGTTCAGTTTGGGCTCATGGCCGAGGTTCTGGCCAGAAGCGTGCTCCATGTCAATCAGCCCAAAGTCGGTGTTCTGACCATTGGTGAAGAAGACGGCAAGGGCAATAACCTTGTCAGAGAAACTACCAAACTATTCAAGATGTCTTCCATGAACTTTATTGGCAACATTGAAGGCCGAGATTTTTTCACTGGAAAGGCAGACGTGATTGTATGTGATGGCTTTGTGGGTAACGTTTCATTAAAGCTCATGGAAGGCCTTGCTGTTTCTCTGACCAAGATTCTCAAAGAAGAAGTAAAGAAAAGCTGGCTGGCCAGGCTGGGTTTTTTACTTGGTATTAAAGCGTTAAAACGATTTGGAAGACGAATCGACTACGCAGAATACGGGGGTGCTCCCTTGCTGGGATTAAACGGTATAGGAATTGTCTGTCATGGTTCTTCCAATTCCAAAGCCATAACCAATGCCGTGCTTATGGCCGGCGAATTTATCAACAACCGAGCTAATGAGTTGCTTATTGAAGGTCTGGGGGCCAATAAGGAAATCAGTTTGTTCGGCAAAAAGGCTCTGCCCAAGTCAGCCTGATCTGGTTTATAAAGATCTTTTCTAATGATTAATAACTGCTATCTTTCAGGATTCAGCTTCCATGTGCCGCAACAGGTCATGACCAACAAGGATTTTGAAAAACTTGTTGACACCACAGATGAATGGATAACCTCGCGTACAGGTATCCACCGCAGGCATATTGCTGCAAACCAGTCCTGTTCCGACCTTGCCCTGCAAGCGTCTTTACAAGCCCTTGAACGCTCCGGTATCAACCCCCGGGATCTTACCCATATTCTTCTGACCACTTTTACCCCTGATGCTTATGTTCCCAATGCTGCATGCATATTAATGGAAAAACTTGGAGTCAGAGGTATTCCAGCCATGGATGTAAATGCTGCATGCACAGGGTTTATATACGGTATAGAATTGGCCAGAGCTATCTGCGCTCTTCATCCGGACTCCATGATTCTTCTAACAGCGTCTGAAGTGGTCACTTCCAGAATCAACCTTACTGACAGATCCACAGCAGTGCTGTTTGGTGATGGATCAGGTGCATGTGTCATTGCAGCCAAACCCTTCAGCAATATACCATCGTCCTGCTATGTGACAGATGTGCTTTTAGAGGCCGACGGTTCGCTGGGTTCTCTGCTTACCGTCAATGGTGGAGGCTCAGCACATGCCATGAAGCTTGGTCAGAAAGTTGACCATAATTTTTTTGTTCAAATGGAAGGCAGGGAAGTTTTTAAGCATGCAGTCAGATCGATGCGTGAAATTTCCCGGAAAATTTTACACAAAAATAACCTTACCATTGACGACATTGATCTTTTCATCCCCCATCAAGCCAATATGAGAATTATTGAGTCTTTATCAAAAAAAATGCAAATTCATCCAGACAATATTTTTATTAATGTACAGGATTACGGTAATACATCTGCCGCGTCCATTCCCATTGCTCTTGCAGATGCCTGGGAAAAAGGCAGAATCAGCAAGGGAGATCTGGTGATGCTGGTGGCATTCGGTGGAGGCTTTACATGGGGAGCAGTACTTGTTCAGTTTTAGCATATAAATGAGGTTTTATCATGTCAAAAGATACCAAAACTGCTTTAATTACAGGAGGTTCCAGAGGAATTGGCAGAGCTTGCGCCGTGAGACTGGCCAAATCCGGGTTTCAGGTGTATGTTACTTATGTCAGCAAGCCGGATCCAGCTGAAGAAACTTGCGCAATAATCCAGGAAGCTGGCGGAGTTGCCAGGGCCTTTGCCTTAGATATTGGTGATCATGAAGCAATAGTTGATTTTTTTCGCACCAGAATTAAAGATCAGGTTTTTTTAAGCGTTCTGGTCAACAACGCCGGCATGACCAGTGACGGTCTGCTGGTGAGAATGAGTTATGAACAGTGGGAAAGAGTACTGAGGGTGAATCTGAGCGGCTCTTTTTTCTGCCTGCAGCAGGCTGCCAAAATCATGATGCGCCAGAAATCAGGAAAAATCATAAATATCTCATCTGTAACAGCACAGTCGGGAAACCCAGGCCAGGCCAACTACACATCAGCCAAAGCGGGTTTGATTGGGTTGACCAGGACTGCAGCAAGAGAGCTTGCACCTCGAAATATTACTGTTAATGCTGTCACTCCTGGCTTTATTGAAACCGACATGACTGCTGGTCTAAATGACGACATAAAAGAAAAGTACCAGAGCACCATTCCACTCAAAAGGTTTGGAACTGCCGAAGATATTGCTGAAAGTGTTGCCTTTCTGGCATCTCCTGGCGCAGACTATATCACAGGTCAGGTACTGGGAGTTAACGGCGGCATGTACATGTAAGTATGGCCTGCAGCTATACTTTGAGGGTAAACAGATACGAAATATTTATAATTCAACAATACAACATCAAAAGCAAATGGAGGGTATAACAAATGTCCGTAGATGAAAAAGTGAAAGAGATTGTAGTGGAACAGCTCGGCATAGCACAAGAAGAAGTAAAGCCTGATTCAAAGTTTGTTGAGGATCTTGGAGCTGATTCTCTGGATCTAACAGAACTTATTATGGCCATGGAAGAAGAATTTGATATCGAGATTGACGATGAAAAGGCTCAGGAGATACTCACTGTACAGGCAGCTATTGATTATGTTAAGGCTAATCAATAGTTTTTTTGTTTGTGTACATAAAAACATATAGTTGTAAGTTCCTCACCCGGGCGGCCTGGGACCGAACCTGCGAGTAACTTATACTCCTCGTTTCCAGGCTGGATCTTGGGAACAAGGAAAAGCCTGGATTCCGGCTTTCGCCGGAATGACGATAAAGAGTAATAGCTTGCTTTAGCCGTCACCCCGGACTTGATCCGGGGTCCAGTTTTTTTAAAGTTACTTAGAGGCTCCTCACCCGGGGGGACCGGGACCAAACCTGCGAGTAACTGAAAATGAGTCTCCTCTATGGACTTTGGGACAGTCCCCGCGAGGTACTATAAAAAAGATTGATGCTGCATTGGTTCCTGGAAGAGATTTTCTTTGATGACAAAATTTACACAGCGAGGGACAGTCCCTGTGCCAAGNNNNNNNNNNNNNNNNNNNNNNNNNNNNNNNNNNNNNNNNNNNNNNNNNNNNNNNNNNNNNNNNNNNNNNNNNNNNNNNNNNNNNNNNNNNNNNNNNNNNNNNNNNNNNNNNNNNNNNNNNNNNNNNNNNNNNNNNNNNNNNNNNNNNNNNNNNNNNNNNNNNNNNNNNNNNNNNNNNNNNNNNNNNNNNNNNNNNNNNNNNNNNNNNNNNNNNNNNNNNNNNNNNNNNNNNNNNNNNNNNNNNNNNNNNNNNNNNNNNNTCAATCATAAGCAAAAATCGTAAAAATATGAGAATTGTAACCGTCTGATTTTGTTAGCAAAACGATTCCAGTTACTTGTAAGCTCCTCACCCGGGGGGACCGGGACCGAACCTGCGAGTAACTGAAAATGAGTCTCCTCTATGGACTTTGGGACAGTCCCCGCGAGGAAACGTTAAAAAGTTTGATACTGCATTGGTTTTTGGCAAAAATCGGTTTTAATGAAAAAATTTACATAGCGAGGGACAGTCCCTGTGCCAAGCGCAAAGTTCCCATCTTTGACGGAACTTTTTTGGTAATTGTAAGTGAATCTTAAGGAAAAATCGTAACAAGCTGAAAAACATAACAGCTTGAAATAATTGACATAAAAATGTAGTTACTTAGAAGAAGTATGTGGCACTTGGCCTTGATCTTCCGAGACCCACTTGCCTCAATAACGAAAGGTTTGAAACATGGGTTGATGCTCGAGAGGGTCCTGAAGTGCCTGTCCCCCGCTTTCCTCAAAAAGGGCTAAGCTTATACAAAAGATGATATAATTGGTAACCCCATGCAAGGGCTTATCGTTAAACCCCCAACCAATTATTACAGTTATGAATATGAAATCAACAAGAGTAGTTGTAACCGGACTCTCAGCCATCACCCCTATCGGCAATGATTTGCAGTCAAGCTGGGAAGCGCTTTTATCCGGCAAAAGCGGAGTTGCTGAACTGACACGTTTTGACAGCTCTAACTTTGCTACAAGGATAGCTGCTGAAGTCAAAAATTTTGATCCCACCTCCTTTATGACTGCCAAGGAAGCAAAACGTATGGACAGATTCTGTCAATTGGCCGTAGCTTCCGCTAAAATGCTCATGGAGGATGCAGGACTACCTTCTGAAAAACTGGATATGACTGATTGCGGTGCATTGATCGGTTGTGGCCTGGGCGGCTTGGAGACTATTGAAGAATTTCATACTAAGCTTTTAAAGTCTGGACCAAGAAGAATTTCACCATTTTATATCCCTTTACTCATCGCCAATATGGCAGCAGGTCAAATTTCCATAGCTACTGGAGCAAAAGGTCCCAATCTGGCAACTACTTCTGCCTGTGCTTCAGGCATGCATGGAATTGGATATGCTTTTTCAGATATAAAGCTTGGCCGGGTCAACGCCATGATCACAGGTGGTGTTGAATCTACCATAACTCCCATGGCTGTTTCAGGCTTTAACGCCATGAAAGCCCTATCCACAAGCAATGAGCATCCTGAAAAAGCCAGCCGCCCTTTTGACCTGCATCGCAACGGTTTTGTTATTGGTGAAGGCAGTGGGCTGCTTTTTATTGAGGATTTGGAGAGTGCATTAAACCGCAATGCCAGGATTTATGCAGAGGTTGTAGGTTTTGGTGCTTCAGCGGATGCCTATCACATGACCGCGCCAGACGAATCAGGAGAAGGAATGGCTCTGGCCATGCGTCAGGCTCTCAAGGAAGCTGACGTCGCCCCTGAACAGGTTGAACATATCAATACCCATGGCACATCCACCAAGCTCAATGACGCATCTGAGACAAAAGCCATTAAAGAAGTGTTCGGCAAACATGCCTTTGACATGCTCCTTACGGCCAACAAATCCATGATCGGCCACAGTCTTGGTGCTGCCGGGGGCATTGAGAGCGTTTTCAGTGTTCTGAGTCTTTTTCACTCCAAAGTGCCGGGAACCATCAACCTTGATACTCCAGACCCTGAATGTGATCTTGATTATTGCTCACAAGGAAGCGTATCACGCAACATCAGATACGCTCTTTGCAACTCTTTTGGCTTTGGAGGCACCAACGGTACAGTTCTATTTAAAAAGTTTGAGGAGTAGACCAGCTCTGGCTTCGCCTATAACCCAGTTATCTGTTATTTGTTATCTGTTATTTGTTATAAGCTCCGCACCTGGGCGAACCGGGTCTGAAAGTGTGAGTAACTGTCTTTAAAGTGGAGCCTGCATCCTGCAGGCTATTTATTTCCGGCGGTTAGAAGCCGCCTCCACATTGAAGAACAGTCCCATATTTGGAAATTGGGACAGTCCCCGCGAGGTACTATAAAAAAGATTGATGCTGCATTGGTTTCTGGAAGAAATTTGCTTTAATGATAAAATTTACACAGCGAGGGACAGTCCCCCTCCGGGCTGTACGCCTCCGGGCAGGAAGCTGTGCCAGGCGCAAAGTTCCCATCTTTGACGGAACTTATCTGGCAAATGTGCATCAATCAAAGCAAAAATCGTAAAAATATGAGAATATCCCCTCGTTCCCAGGCTCCAGCCTGGGGACGTTTTGTTCTTGCGGCTCCAGCCGCTTCTTCAAAATGTGGCTGGAGCCACAAAAAAAGAGGTGTCCCAGAACTTTAAACTTTTACGTTCAACAGATAGGATTGAATTATTATGAATATACAGGAATTAATGAATCAGGATCCGCAGGTTGCCAAATCCATTGAACTGGAGAATCAAAGGCAGCATTCCAAACTGGAACTTATTGCTTCAGAAAACTTTACTTCCATAGCTGTCCGCCAGGCCATGGGCAGCGTGCTCACCCATAAATATGCTGAGGGCTATCCAGGTAAAAGATATTATGGAGGCTGTGAATATGTGGATCTTGCTGAAGATCTGGCCAGGGACAGGGCCAGACAACTTTTTAGCGCCCAGTATGCCAATGTTCAGCCTCACTCCGGATCCCAGGCCAATATGGCTGTCTATTTTGGAGCCTTGAAACCTGGAGATACTGTTCTGGGAATGGATTTATCCCATGGAGGGCATTTAACTCATGGCAGCCCGGTCAATTTTTCCGGAAAACTCTTCAATAATGTCTTTTATGGTGTGGACAAAGAAACCGGCCATATCGACTATGAGCAATTAGAAGCAATTGCTGTCCAGCACAAGCCTGCGCTCATTATAGCCGGAGCCAGCGCCTATCCCAGAATCATCGATTTTAAGCGCTTCCGTGATATAGCAGACAAGGTCGAGGCCAGGCTCATGGTGGATATGGCGCATATAGCCGGACTTATTGCTGCTGGACTTCATCCTTCACCAATAGAGCATGCCCACTTTACCACAACCACCACCCACAAGACTCTGCGCGGTCCCAGGGGGGGGATGATCCTCAGTTCAGAGGAATTTGGCAAAACTCTTAACTCGCAGATTTTTCCGGGAATTCAAGGTGGTCCGCTAATGCATGTCATTGCAGCCAAAGCTGTTGCTTTTGGCGAAGCCCTCAAGCCCGAGTTTACCCAATATCAGCAAATAGTCATTGATAATGCGCGAAAAATGGCTCAACTGCTTACAGATGCTGGTTTTAATCTTGTTTCCGGTGGCACAGACAATCATCTGATACTTGTGGATCTGATCAATAAAAATGTCACTGGAAAAGATGCTGAAATTGCTTTGGACAAGGCAGGCATTACAGTTAATAAAAATACTGTCCCTTTTGAAACCAGATCACCTTTTGTTACCTCCGGTATTCGATTAGGCACCCCTGCCCTGACTACAAGAGGCATGAAGCCTGAGCATATGGAAAAGATAGTGGTCTGGATTATTGATGTTCTTGAAAATTACGAAAATGAACAAAGACTTAAGGAAATTAGTAAGGAAGTTGAAAAGTTCGCCCTGGAATTTCCTCTGTTTGCTTGGTAAAGTGTCACCAGGGGCTTAAAAACTGGACAGGAGCTGATGATTGAAACAGGAAAGGCTTTCCTGGGATGAATATTATATGCGTATTACGCATATGGTTGCGGAACGGTCCACTTGTCTGCGCAGAAAGGTTGGAGCCATAGCTGTCAAAGACAAGAGAATACTGGCCACCGGATACAATGGTTCTCCGGCAGGTCTCAGGCATTGCTTAGAAACCGGCTGCATACGTGAGCAGATGAACATCCCTTCAGGGCAAAGACACGAACTTTGCCGGGGTTTGCATGCAGAGCAAAACATCATTATCCAGGCTGCAGTCCACGGAATAATTATTTCTGGTGCCACTATATACTGCACAACTCAGCCATGCCTTATCTGCACTAAAATGCTTATCAACTGTCAGGTGCAAAATATTTTCTTTGCCCAGGGTTACCCTGATGAACTTGCCCGGGACATGCTTGAAGAAGCCGGCGTTAACTTCAGGTGTCTGCCATATGAACCAAAGTGATTTTATGCTCAAAGCTGTCAGCCTGGCCATGAAAGGTAAAGGTAGAACAGCCCCCAATCCTTGTGTCGGAGCAGTGATCGCTGCCGGAAATGAAATCGTTGGTCAAGGGTTTCACAGGGCATGTGGAGAGAACCATGCTGAAGTTGAAGCCATAAATCATGCTATTTTAAGGGGGTATGATTTATCGCAATGTGTATTGTATGTAACTCTGGAACCCTGCAACCATTTCGGCAAGACTCCACCCTGCACTCAGGCCATTCTCAAGGCAGGAATCCGTCATGTTGTCAT
The nucleotide sequence above comes from Desulfonatronovibrio magnus. Encoded proteins:
- the plsX gene encoding phosphate acyltransferase PlsX, whose translation is MQQKFKPRIAIDAMGGDFGPEVVVPGALKAAQTDGLSLHFVGDEQKIKETLKKHKHSDLDIEVTHATQVVEMSEKPSDVMRKKKDSSIQVAFRLVRQGIAQGVVSAGNSGATLACGMFILGRIKGVERPALASILPSEKGPLILIDVGANVECKPYHLVQFGLMAEVLARSVLHVNQPKVGVLTIGEEDGKGNNLVRETTKLFKMSSMNFIGNIEGRDFFTGKADVIVCDGFVGNVSLKLMEGLAVSLTKILKEEVKKSWLARLGFLLGIKALKRFGRRIDYAEYGGAPLLGLNGIGIVCHGSSNSKAITNAVLMAGEFINNRANELLIEGLGANKEISLFGKKALPKSA
- a CDS encoding beta-ketoacyl-ACP synthase III — translated: MINNCYLSGFSFHVPQQVMTNKDFEKLVDTTDEWITSRTGIHRRHIAANQSCSDLALQASLQALERSGINPRDLTHILLTTFTPDAYVPNAACILMEKLGVRGIPAMDVNAACTGFIYGIELARAICALHPDSMILLTASEVVTSRINLTDRSTAVLFGDGSGACVIAAKPFSNIPSSCYVTDVLLEADGSLGSLLTVNGGGSAHAMKLGQKVDHNFFVQMEGREVFKHAVRSMREISRKILHKNNLTIDDIDLFIPHQANMRIIESLSKKMQIHPDNIFINVQDYGNTSAASIPIALADAWEKGRISKGDLVMLVAFGGGFTWGAVLVQF
- the fabG gene encoding 3-oxoacyl-[acyl-carrier-protein] reductase; this translates as MSKDTKTALITGGSRGIGRACAVRLAKSGFQVYVTYVSKPDPAEETCAIIQEAGGVARAFALDIGDHEAIVDFFRTRIKDQVFLSVLVNNAGMTSDGLLVRMSYEQWERVLRVNLSGSFFCLQQAAKIMMRQKSGKIINISSVTAQSGNPGQANYTSAKAGLIGLTRTAARELAPRNITVNAVTPGFIETDMTAGLNDDIKEKYQSTIPLKRFGTAEDIAESVAFLASPGADYITGQVLGVNGGMYM
- the acpP gene encoding acyl carrier protein, with protein sequence MSVDEKVKEIVVEQLGIAQEEVKPDSKFVEDLGADSLDLTELIMAMEEEFDIEIDDEKAQEILTVQAAIDYVKANQ
- the fabF gene encoding beta-ketoacyl-ACP synthase II; protein product: MKSTRVVVTGLSAITPIGNDLQSSWEALLSGKSGVAELTRFDSSNFATRIAAEVKNFDPTSFMTAKEAKRMDRFCQLAVASAKMLMEDAGLPSEKLDMTDCGALIGCGLGGLETIEEFHTKLLKSGPRRISPFYIPLLIANMAAGQISIATGAKGPNLATTSACASGMHGIGYAFSDIKLGRVNAMITGGVESTITPMAVSGFNAMKALSTSNEHPEKASRPFDLHRNGFVIGEGSGLLFIEDLESALNRNARIYAEVVGFGASADAYHMTAPDESGEGMALAMRQALKEADVAPEQVEHINTHGTSTKLNDASETKAIKEVFGKHAFDMLLTANKSMIGHSLGAAGGIESVFSVLSLFHSKVPGTINLDTPDPECDLDYCSQGSVSRNIRYALCNSFGFGGTNGTVLFKKFEE
- the glyA gene encoding serine hydroxymethyltransferase; this encodes MQELMNQDPQVAKSIELENQRQHSKLELIASENFTSIAVRQAMGSVLTHKYAEGYPGKRYYGGCEYVDLAEDLARDRARQLFSAQYANVQPHSGSQANMAVYFGALKPGDTVLGMDLSHGGHLTHGSPVNFSGKLFNNVFYGVDKETGHIDYEQLEAIAVQHKPALIIAGASAYPRIIDFKRFRDIADKVEARLMVDMAHIAGLIAAGLHPSPIEHAHFTTTTTHKTLRGPRGGMILSSEEFGKTLNSQIFPGIQGGPLMHVIAAKAVAFGEALKPEFTQYQQIVIDNARKMAQLLTDAGFNLVSGGTDNHLILVDLINKNVTGKDAEIALDKAGITVNKNTVPFETRSPFVTSGIRLGTPALTTRGMKPEHMEKIVVWIIDVLENYENEQRLKEISKEVEKFALEFPLFAW
- a CDS encoding deoxycytidylate deaminase, which gives rise to MKQERLSWDEYYMRITHMVAERSTCLRRKVGAIAVKDKRILATGYNGSPAGLRHCLETGCIREQMNIPSGQRHELCRGLHAEQNIIIQAAVHGIIISGATIYCTTQPCLICTKMLINCQVQNIFFAQGYPDELARDMLEEAGVNFRCLPYEPK